The following is a genomic window from Planctomycetia bacterium.
CCGGCCGCGGCCGCGGCAGCCGCGACGCTCGCCGGGTCGGCGGGATCGCAGCCGGCCGCCGCGCGGAGCAGGTCGTCGTAGTGGGCGCGGCGGAAGGGGGGCGTGAGATCGACCGTGTGCCCGAGCCACTCGAACCGCTCGGGTGCGCCGGCGGCCCGCGCAGCGGCGACGATGAGCGCCTCGGTGAGGTCCATCATCGTGCCGTAGTCGCCGTAGGCCTCGTAGGCCTCGAGCATGGTGAACTCCGGATTGTGCCGCGGGCTCACCCCCTCGTTGCGATAGACGCGGCCGAGCTCGAAGACCCGCTCCAGGCCGCCGACGAGGAGCCGCTTGAGGTGCAGCTCCAGCGCGATCCGCAGCACCAGCGGCATGTCGAGCGCGTTGTGGTGGGTGGTGAACGGCCGGGCCGCCGCGCCGCCGGCCGACTCCTGCAAGGTCGGCCCCTCGACCTCGAGGTAGCCGCGGTCGGCGAGCGTGCGCCGGATCGCCTCCACGATCCGGCTCCGGGCCACGAACCGGTCGCGGACGCCGTCGCCGTGGATCAGGTCGAGGTACCGCATCCGCTGGCGGAGGTCGGCATCGACGAGGCCGTGGTACTTGTCCGGGGGCGTCTCCAGCGACTTGGTGAGGAACGTGATCCCGGTGGCGAACACGGTCATCTCGCCGGTCTTCGACCAGCCGAGCCGGCCGTCGATGCCGACGATGTCGCCGAGGTCGAGGCAGTCGACGACCTTCCAGGCTTCGGGGCCGACCTGCTTCTTGCCGAGCATGATCTGGATCCGGCCGGTGCGGTCGTGGAGATCGATGAACACGAGGCTGCCGGCGCTGCGCAGGAGCATGATCCGGCCGGCGACGCGGACCGTGGGGCCGGCATCGCTCTCCTTCGGCAGCGCCTCCCCCTGGCCGCGAACGTCGGCGATCGGGAGCGAGTCATCGAACCGCTGTCCGAAGGGATCGATACCGAGCACCCGGAGTCGCTCGAGCTTGTCGCGCCGGGCCTGCTGCAGGGCGGCGCCGGTGCCGCGGGGCGCGTCGGCGGCGGGATCGGTGGCAGGGCGGGGGGAGTCGGCCATGACGGGAACGGACCTGCTGGAAAGGGGGCTTGCGTGCCGCGTGCCGTGCGCCGGGCACGGACCGCGAGCGGGATTGTCGGGTCTGCGAGCTTTTTGGAGAAGGGGCGGGAAGGGAGTGACGGAGCGATGTGGTAGAACTCCCGGCGATCGGCCGCGGCGGCCGGCGTTTCGTGCTCGGGGAGCGAGGGCGTGGCGGCATGACGGGAGATATCCCTGAGCGACCGGCCCTGTATGCCGTCGAGCTGCGGACCGCGCACTGGGCGGCGTCGGTCGCGTGGTATCGCGACGTCCTCGGGCTCAGGGTGCTCGTGCGATCCGCCGAGGAGGGCTACGCGCTGCTGGCAGCCGGTGACGCGCGGCTGGCGATCCTCGCCCGGCCGGCGGCGGCCGGACCGAGCGACCGCTGGAGTCTGGCGTTCGAGGTCGCCGACCTCGACGCAACCCGGGGCCGGCTGGCGGCCGCGTCGGCCGCACCGGGAGAGCCGCGGACCCACGCCGAGGGCTATCGGGAGCTCACCGTCGCGGACCCGGACGGCAATCGCATCCGCTTGTTCACCTGGCCGAAGGATGGCCCGGTCAATGGCCCCTCCGCAACCGTTTCTCGGCCGATGAGCGGCTCGTGAGCCACCCCCCGCCCTCTCCCAGAGGGAGAGGGAGAGATGCTGCGGGGCCCGACGAACCGCTCGATCTCTTCGGCATGGGCGAGAGTTCCGAGCGCGTGGTCAGGCAGCGCTGCCGGCGGCGATCAGGCGGCGGATACGATCGACCACGAATGGCAGGCGGTCCTGGCTGTCGGAGTCGGGCATGAGGTGCGCGGCGACAAGAACCTCTGAGTCGCCTCGGGCAAGAAGCTGCGCCAGCCGATCGGCCACGTAGGCCCGCAGGTCAGGCGGCGCGGCGGCGAGGTCGGCGACGATCTCCCGCAGCCTGGTCAATGGCACCTTGGCCCACGCGATCCGCGAGGTGACGTGTGAGCGGGGCTTTTGATTCGCGTCGCAGCCGCGCAGCAAACCATGTGAAGGCGGCACCACCGAGGTCGCGGAAGCCCTTGCCGCCGGCTGAGGCGGCGAGAGAAACGATCAGCGCGAGTCCGTGAGTACCGTTCCCGGGTCGTCGGCGGGAGGCGTGGCGGCGCCGCTGAAGAAGATCGCCGCCAGCGCCATGCCGAGGCCGAAGAGAATGATCAGCGCGAGCACCGCGCCCATCAGGCAACCGGCGGTCGCGTCGTCGCCGGCCAGGGCGGTGAGCTGCCGGTCCGGAAGCATCCCGCCGGCGTGGGGCAGGGCTTCGGTCGGCGTGTCGTCGTGACGGTTCACGCTGCTGTCGAGGGCCAGCAGCAGGCTGCGGGCATGGCGGAAAAAGAGCACGGGCAGGAGCACCGCCACGGCGACGCTGATCGCCAGCGCCGCCTCGGCCGACAGCCCGGCGCCGAGCACCAGCGCCGCGTAGAGCGCGCCGGTGACGATCACCGTGATGCCATAGTTGACGTAGATCGACCCCAGGTAGAAGCCGGGATCGCGGACGAAGGACAGGCCGCAGGCAGGGCAGCGGTCGTGCATGCGGAACCAGCCGCGAAACAGCGGGCTCGTGCCACACCGCGGGCAGACGAGCCGCAGCCCGCGCCCGAGGACCACGCCCCGGCCCCCGGCCCGCGCGGGTGTGGGGTGCGGCTCGTTCATGCGGCGCCGGCGGGCCGGGCGATCTCGAGCAGCCCCCGGCCGAGGGGCAGGGGAGCGTGCCGCACGATGGCCAGGCCGAGGTCGGCGATCCAGCCGGCGATTTCCGCCGGCGTGTAGAGCCGGCCCTGCGTGACGCTCGCCAGCAGCACTGAGTATTCCGCCGCCCAGAGCGGGCCGTCCTTGGCGTCGGCGAGGAACATGTCCGCGACGACGATCCGGCCGCCGGAGGGAAGGCGGGCCGCGCTCATGGCAAGCAGCCGGCGGCAGTCGGGCTCGTCCCAGTCGTGAAGCACGTTGGCGAACAGATGCAGGTCGTGCCCCTCCGGCCAGTCGTCGGCGAACATGTCGGCGCTGGTCACGTCGATCCGGTCCGCATGGCCGGCGCGGGCCACCGTCCGGCGGGCGATGTCGGCGACGGGATCGGCCTCGAGCACGGTCGCCCGCAGGGCCGGCGCGGCCTCCACGCAGGCGATCGCGTAGACAGCCGATCCCCCCCCGACGTCGAGCAGGCGGCGGCTCGCGCCGAGGTCGATGGCCGCGGCGGCTGCGGGAGCGAGCACGCGGCCGCGGCAGTCCATCGCGGCGGTGAACGACTCGGCGAAGGCGGTCGTGCGCATCGCCGCGTGCCAATCGGCCTCCCCCTGCGCGCCGGGCCAATTCGCCGGCCTGTCTGTCCGCAGCACCTTCAGCCAGTCGTCCACGCCGGGCCGGCCCGCCATGCTCGCGTAGTAGGGGCGGGCATCGCGGGCCGCGCCGGCCACGAGGAACTCCCGGCCGAGTGGCGTGGTGCGAAAGACGCCGCCAGCATCGGCGGCGACGAGGCCGTTTGCCGCGCAGAGCGTGAGCATCACGTCGGTCGGCCGCGGAGCGATGCCGAGCCGCCGGCAGATCGCCGCCCGGTCGAGCGGTTCATGGGCGAGGAGTGTGAACAGGTCGAGGTGCACGATCGCGGCGGCCAGGCAGTCGACCGCCGCGAGCGTGTCGCGGTAGCGGTAGATCGGGGCGGCGTCGTGGGCGGCGGGTTGCACGGCTGGTCTCGCTGGCGTCGGCAGAGCGTACCATGGTCGCCGGTGTAGGCCTGCCGCCGGCACGGCGGCTGTGACGCACCGCATGCCGCGAGAGAGGTGCCAATGAGCCAGGAAGACGATGCGGCGGAACCGCCGGCGGATCGGGCCGGCGCCGGCTGGGGAGTCGATCTCGATGTCGCCGCGACACTGGCCGGTTCCGACGGCGGGTCGATCGACCGCGACGAATTCTTCGGCTGGCTGTGGGCCGAGTGCGGCGCCGGAGAATTGCTCGGCATCTGCGAGGGCGCCCTCGGCGTGGATGAAGCGGCGGCCCGAGGACTCGCGGAGCCGCGGGTCGTGGATGCGGCCGCGGCGCCGCCGGAGCGGGATTGGGTCGGCGGCCTCGACACGCAGGCCGCGACCTGCTGGTTCGCCGACGAGTCGTCCGCCCGCCGGGCCGCGGAACTGGTCGGGCGGATCGGCGGCTGCCGCGTGCGCGCGATCCGTCCGCTGGCCGCCACGCCGACAGCCGATTGGCGCGAGTCCTTCGTGCCGATCGTGGTGCCAGGATTCGGCGTCGTTAGGCCGGCATGGGAGGAGGGCGCAGCCGGGACGGCCGGGAACCTGACGACGATGTTCATCGAGCCGGGCTGCGGGTTCGGCACGGGCGAGCACGAGACGACGCGGCTCTGCCTGATGGCGCTCGCCGACTGGGCGCAGGCCGGTGGCCGATTGTCGAGCGCGCTCGACTTCGGCAGCGGGTCGGGCATCCTCGCGATCGCCGCGGCCTTGCGCGGCGCCGACCGGGTCGAGGCGATTGAGATCGATGACCGTACGCATGCCGCCATCCGGGCGAACTGCCGGCGCAATGGCGTGGAGGCGCGGGTCGGCGTGCTGGCCGAGTTGCCAGACCCCGGTGCCGTGTACGACCTCGTGTTCGCCAACATCGTGCCGGCCGTGCTGCTGGAGCACGCCGAGCGGCTCTGCGGCCACCTCCGGCATGCCCCGGCGGGAGGCTGCCTCGTCCTTTCCGGCCTCGTGGCGGAGGAGGTGGGCGCGGTGGCGGAGACGTATGCCAGCCTGCTGACCGCGGCCCCGGTTCGCATGAGCCTCGGCGAGTGGCACTGCCTGCGATTTACGACCGTGCCGTCCCGACAGCGCATGAGGTGACACTGCGAACGGGTATCCAGACGGCTGCGATGCGCCGTTTCAGGCACGGCGGGCCGCGAAGCTCAGGCGGCGTGCGACTGCCGCTCGTGGGCCGCCGTCGACCGCAGGAGAACGCAGCCCTGCAGCACCTCGGGGCGGCCCGGGCTGCCGACGGCGGCGGTAGGACAGGCGACGAGTCCCGAGAGCCGCGACCAGACCTGGCTGAGCGCGTGGGGGATCGAGCAGGCGCTGACGTTGCCGGTGCGGCGGGTGAGGCCATTGACGAGTTCGCCGCGGACGCCGAGTTCCTCGAGCTTCATGCCGGTGAACCGCACGATGCCCGTGCCCGCCTGGTGGGGCACGACGAAATCGACGGCATCGGCGGCAAGCCCCGTCGCGGCGAGCGACTTGGCGACCGCAGCCGACATCGCCCGGGGAGCGATCTCGGCGATGGCCATGCCGTCAAGCGTGTAGACGAGCCGCTCGGCTGCGTGGATCGTGCCACCGTCCGGGGCGGGAAGGGGAACATCGGTGCGGAGCTGGAAATCGAAGGCCGGCCGGTCGGCCGGCTGCCGCTCGGCGTCGGCGTGGAGGATGTCGAAGTGCACCGGGTGGCGCCGATTGCCGGCGGCGCCGAGCATCGTGGCCGACGCCATGTCGCCGAACAGCCCGGCCGTCTGCACGCAGTCGTAGTCGGTGATCCGGCTGATGCGGCTGGCTGTGACGACGATCACATACTCGTCGCGGCCAAGCGCCAGCCGCGGTGCCCAGCGCCGGCTGACAACCGCGAGCGCCCGACTGTAGCCGCAGCAAAACCAGTTGAGGCCGATCGTCCGGCAGCGTTGCAGGTCGAGCTCGCGGGCCAGCTGGAGGGCGGCCTGGCTGGGCCGCTCGCGGGCCACGGCATCCGCATCGAGATGCCGCCGGGCGATCGACGCCGGGATGAACGACGGGGCGACGAACACCAGCCCGCGGCAGTCGGCGAGGCTGCAGCCGGTGTCGCGCTGTAGCCGGCGCACCGCGTGCAGCCCCATGGTCAGTTCGTCGTCAGCCGAGATGC
Proteins encoded in this region:
- a CDS encoding O-methyltransferase, whose protein sequence is MQPAAHDAAPIYRYRDTLAAVDCLAAAIVHLDLFTLLAHEPLDRAAICRRLGIAPRPTDVMLTLCAANGLVAADAGGVFRTTPLGREFLVAGAARDARPYYASMAGRPGVDDWLKVLRTDRPANWPGAQGEADWHAAMRTTAFAESFTAAMDCRGRVLAPAAAAAIDLGASRRLLDVGGGSAVYAIACVEAAPALRATVLEADPVADIARRTVARAGHADRIDVTSADMFADDWPEGHDLHLFANVLHDWDEPDCRRLLAMSAARLPSGGRIVVADMFLADAKDGPLWAAEYSVLLASVTQGRLYTPAEIAGWIADLGLAIVRHAPLPLGRGLLEIARPAGAA
- the lysS gene encoding lysine--tRNA ligase, with product MADSPRPATDPAADAPRGTGAALQQARRDKLERLRVLGIDPFGQRFDDSLPIADVRGQGEALPKESDAGPTVRVAGRIMLLRSAGSLVFIDLHDRTGRIQIMLGKKQVGPEAWKVVDCLDLGDIVGIDGRLGWSKTGEMTVFATGITFLTKSLETPPDKYHGLVDADLRQRMRYLDLIHGDGVRDRFVARSRIVEAIRRTLADRGYLEVEGPTLQESAGGAAARPFTTHHNALDMPLVLRIALELHLKRLLVGGLERVFELGRVYRNEGVSPRHNPEFTMLEAYEAYGDYGTMMDLTEALIVAAARAAGAPERFEWLGHTVDLTPPFRRAHYDDLLRAAAGCDPADPASVAAAAAAAGIETAGRHPDVVKSDLFEATVEKTLSGPVFVLDYPAAVCPLTKRKAGAPHVAERFELYVAGIELANAYTELNDPDLQEELFRTQLAGLSADESMARMDTDFIRALRHGMPPAGGLGIGIDRLVMFLTAAPSIRDVILFPIQRPRAD
- the fabH gene encoding 3-oxoacyl-[acyl-carrier-protein] synthase 3, with amino-acid sequence MSGRTQTRLGISAIAVHQPAWELDNAWFGAAMPRKFAHHTGIEARGISADDELTMGLHAVRRLQRDTGCSLADCRGLVFVAPSFIPASIARRHLDADAVARERPSQAALQLARELDLQRCRTIGLNWFCCGYSRALAVVSRRWAPRLALGRDEYVIVVTASRISRITDYDCVQTAGLFGDMASATMLGAAGNRRHPVHFDILHADAERQPADRPAFDFQLRTDVPLPAPDGGTIHAAERLVYTLDGMAIAEIAPRAMSAAVAKSLAATGLAADAVDFVVPHQAGTGIVRFTGMKLEELGVRGELVNGLTRRTGNVSACSIPHALSQVWSRLSGLVACPTAAVGSPGRPEVLQGCVLLRSTAAHERQSHAA